From Spirosoma agri, one genomic window encodes:
- the trpS gene encoding tryptophan--tRNA ligase, with protein MARILTGIQSSGRPHLGNILGAIKPAIELSKHPDNESFLFIADLHSLTTIKDGPTRREFTKAVAATWLAFGLDTAKNTFWRQSRVAEHTELCWYLNCFTPIPMLNNATSFKEKSDRATGAVNTGLFVYPVLQAADILLYDAEIIPVGKDQRQHIEMTRDIASTFNRQYDDDIFVLPEPRIDDRLMTIPGIDGAKMSKSYNNYIDIFLPENELWKVIKKVKSDSTPLEEPKNPATDITFQLYSLLASAEQTAELRRLYEGGNFGYGTAKKALYELILSQFATERERYNYYITENPDALEAELQAGEEKARAVAGKTITRVREKLGFN; from the coding sequence ATGGCACGTATTTTAACGGGAATCCAAAGCAGCGGCCGACCGCATCTGGGCAACATTTTAGGGGCCATCAAGCCCGCTATTGAGTTATCGAAACACCCTGATAACGAATCGTTTCTGTTTATCGCAGATCTGCATTCGCTAACAACAATTAAAGACGGCCCGACCCGCCGGGAATTTACCAAAGCGGTAGCGGCTACGTGGCTTGCCTTTGGTCTGGATACCGCTAAAAACACCTTCTGGCGTCAGTCGCGGGTGGCCGAACATACGGAGTTATGCTGGTATCTGAACTGCTTTACGCCTATTCCGATGCTTAACAACGCTACGTCGTTCAAGGAAAAATCGGATCGTGCCACGGGTGCGGTGAATACGGGGCTATTCGTTTATCCGGTGTTGCAGGCGGCTGATATTCTGCTGTACGATGCCGAAATTATTCCCGTTGGAAAAGATCAGCGGCAGCATATTGAAATGACCCGCGACATTGCCAGTACCTTCAACCGGCAATACGATGATGACATTTTCGTGTTGCCCGAACCGCGTATCGACGATCGGCTCATGACCATTCCCGGCATCGACGGGGCGAAGATGAGCAAGTCATACAATAACTACATTGACATTTTTCTGCCCGAGAATGAGCTATGGAAGGTGATCAAAAAGGTTAAATCTGACTCGACACCGCTGGAAGAACCAAAGAACCCGGCTACGGACATCACGTTCCAACTCTATTCGCTGCTGGCCTCCGCCGAGCAAACGGCGGAACTACGACGCCTGTACGAAGGGGGCAATTTTGGTTACGGCACGGCGAAAAAAGCATTATACGAACTCATTTTGAGCCAATTTGCGACAGAACGCGAACGATATAACTACTACATAACCGAGAATCCAGACGCGCTGGAAGCGGAACTTCAGGCCGGAGAAGAAAAAGCCCGCGCTGTAGCCGGAAAGACCATTACGCGGGTGCGGGAAAAATTAGGGTTCAATTAA
- a CDS encoding NADP-dependent malic enzyme produces the protein MQQKIRREDALDYHAKGRPGKLEVIPTKEYSTQRDLSLAYSPGVAEPCLAIEANPDDAYKYTAKGNLVAVISNGTAVLGLGDIGAAASKPVMEGKGLLFKIYADIDVFDIELNTKDVDEFARTVKILEPTFGGVNLEDIKAPECFEIEERIKRELNIPVMHDDQHGTAIVSGAALLNALELVGKKIEASHFVFLGAGAAAISCARQYVALGATYENIVMFDVNGPLRADRADLSDIMRPFATTRNIQSLADAFAGADVFVGLSKGNIVSQELIRSMANDAIVFAMANPTPEISYDDAMAARPDIIMATGRSDYPNQVNNVLGFPYIFRGALDVRATEINEAMKLAATYALAELAKKPVPDIVNLAYGQDNMIFSRTYILPKPVDPRLLATVAPAVAKAAMDSGVARQPISDWDAYEQQLARRLGQDNQISRVILTKAKTNPKRVVFADAENLKVLKAAQQVRDDGIAYPILLGETAKIQQIIKDNGLDLGQIPIIDPRAPEQDELIQRFANIYFEKRKRKGVNATEALKMMYYRNYFGAMMVETGEADALISGLTRSYPDTIRPALQVIGKEPGVQKVAGMYILLTKRGPLFFSDTTVNFNPTAEEIVEITEMTARTVERFNIKPRIALVTYSNFGSAKGDDAEKMNRAVEILQRKHPDLIVDGEIQAHLAFNTELLQQNHPFSTLADEGANTLIFPNLSAANIAYNLMSEAAGFDAIGPILLGIRKPVYVLQLGSSEREIVNMVAIAVVEAQGK, from the coding sequence ATGCAACAGAAAATCCGGCGCGAAGATGCCCTTGATTACCACGCCAAGGGGCGTCCGGGTAAACTTGAAGTCATCCCGACGAAAGAATACAGTACCCAACGCGACCTCTCCCTTGCTTATTCACCAGGCGTGGCGGAACCGTGTCTGGCTATCGAAGCCAATCCCGACGACGCCTACAAATACACCGCAAAAGGCAATCTCGTGGCCGTCATCAGCAACGGAACGGCGGTTTTGGGCTTGGGCGACATTGGCGCTGCGGCTAGTAAACCTGTCATGGAAGGCAAGGGCTTACTGTTCAAGATCTATGCCGACATCGATGTTTTTGACATCGAGCTGAATACCAAAGACGTTGACGAATTTGCCCGGACCGTTAAGATTCTGGAGCCGACCTTTGGCGGGGTAAATCTCGAAGATATCAAAGCACCCGAATGTTTTGAAATTGAAGAACGCATCAAACGGGAACTGAACATCCCGGTTATGCACGATGATCAGCACGGCACCGCCATTGTCAGCGGGGCAGCTTTGCTGAATGCACTTGAACTGGTCGGCAAAAAGATTGAGGCCTCACATTTTGTTTTTCTTGGTGCCGGAGCAGCCGCTATTTCCTGCGCCCGTCAATATGTAGCACTGGGCGCGACGTACGAGAACATCGTTATGTTCGACGTAAATGGACCGCTCCGCGCCGACCGTGCCGACCTCAGTGATATTATGCGGCCTTTTGCGACCACCCGCAACATTCAGTCGCTGGCCGATGCCTTTGCCGGAGCCGATGTGTTCGTTGGTCTGTCGAAAGGCAACATTGTTAGCCAGGAGCTGATTCGCTCGATGGCCAACGATGCGATTGTGTTTGCGATGGCGAACCCGACTCCCGAAATCAGTTATGATGATGCTATGGCCGCTCGCCCTGACATCATCATGGCTACGGGTCGGTCAGACTACCCAAATCAGGTCAACAATGTGCTGGGCTTTCCTTATATTTTTCGAGGTGCCCTGGACGTTCGGGCCACGGAAATCAACGAGGCTATGAAACTGGCAGCGACTTACGCCCTGGCGGAGTTAGCCAAAAAGCCAGTACCTGACATCGTTAATTTGGCTTACGGCCAGGATAACATGATCTTTAGCCGGACCTATATTCTGCCCAAGCCAGTCGATCCACGCTTGCTGGCAACCGTTGCGCCAGCCGTAGCCAAAGCCGCTATGGACTCGGGTGTAGCACGCCAGCCTATTTCAGACTGGGATGCGTATGAGCAGCAACTCGCCCGAAGACTCGGACAGGACAACCAGATTTCACGGGTCATTCTCACCAAAGCGAAAACGAACCCGAAACGTGTTGTTTTCGCCGATGCTGAAAATCTAAAGGTGCTCAAGGCGGCTCAACAGGTCCGGGACGACGGTATCGCGTATCCGATCTTGCTGGGAGAAACGGCTAAGATTCAGCAAATCATCAAGGACAACGGACTGGATCTGGGTCAAATTCCGATCATCGATCCGCGCGCACCCGAGCAGGATGAGTTAATCCAACGCTTTGCCAATATTTATTTCGAGAAGCGGAAGCGCAAAGGTGTCAACGCCACCGAAGCGCTGAAAATGATGTATTACCGCAATTATTTCGGGGCAATGATGGTCGAAACGGGCGAAGCCGATGCACTCATTTCGGGTCTGACACGCAGCTACCCCGATACGATCCGGCCCGCGTTGCAAGTGATCGGTAAGGAGCCAGGTGTGCAGAAAGTGGCGGGTATGTACATTTTGCTCACCAAACGCGGTCCTTTATTTTTCTCCGATACAACGGTCAATTTCAATCCGACAGCCGAAGAAATCGTTGAAATCACGGAGATGACCGCGCGTACGGTTGAGCGGTTCAACATCAAACCCCGCATTGCACTGGTAACATACTCAAACTTTGGCAGTGCAAAAGGGGACGACGCGGAAAAGATGAATCGGGCGGTCGAAATTCTGCAACGGAAACATCCCGACCTCATCGTCGATGGGGAAATTCAGGCGCACTTGGCGTTCAACACGGAGTTGCTTCAGCAGAATCACCCATTCAGCACACTGGCCGATGAAGGCGCGAATACACTTATTTTCCCCAATCTGTCAGCGGCCAATATCGCCTATAACTTGATGTCGGAAGCAGCCGGTTTCGATGCCATCGGCCCTATTCTGCTCGGTATTCGTAAACCGGTGTACGTATTACAACTCGGCTCATCAGAACGCGAAATCGTCAATATGGTGGCCATTGCGGTGGTAGAAGCACAGGGTAAGTAA
- the map gene encoding type I methionyl aminopeptidase: protein MSLASQEDLMGMQAISEVVGSTLNLMQQYAKPGMSTKELDEYGRQLLDLRGAKSAPKLTYGFPGWTCISLNDEVCHGIPSSKRILQDGDLVNIDVSAELNGYWSDNGGSFVVGQDLFQHTDLVNASKRILAKAISQIKGGVRIAEIGRLIETEAKRSGYRVIKNLAGHGVGRSLHEEPHEILCYYDRTNTTRFRKNSVVAIETFLSTKATYAHEKGDGWTLVAKNSFAVQHEQTIVVTDGQPIILTEANHMWN from the coding sequence ATGTCATTAGCATCTCAGGAAGACCTGATGGGTATGCAGGCCATCAGCGAGGTTGTCGGATCGACGCTGAACCTGATGCAGCAGTATGCCAAGCCGGGCATGTCGACCAAAGAACTCGATGAATACGGTCGCCAGCTGCTGGACCTGCGTGGAGCCAAGTCAGCTCCTAAGCTGACGTATGGTTTTCCCGGCTGGACCTGCATCAGCTTGAATGATGAAGTTTGTCATGGTATTCCTTCCAGCAAACGCATTCTTCAGGATGGCGATCTCGTTAATATTGACGTGTCCGCCGAACTGAATGGCTACTGGTCGGATAATGGCGGTTCCTTCGTGGTGGGGCAGGATCTTTTTCAGCATACGGATCTGGTGAATGCTTCCAAACGAATTCTGGCAAAAGCAATCAGTCAGATCAAGGGAGGAGTGCGCATAGCCGAGATTGGCCGGTTGATCGAAACGGAAGCTAAGCGATCCGGTTATCGAGTGATCAAGAATCTGGCAGGGCATGGCGTTGGCCGGAGTTTACATGAGGAGCCCCACGAAATTCTTTGTTATTACGATCGGACCAACACGACCCGGTTCAGAAAAAACTCAGTCGTAGCCATCGAAACGTTTCTATCGACCAAAGCCACGTATGCGCACGAAAAAGGCGATGGCTGGACATTGGTTGCCAAGAACAGTTTTGCCGTACAGCATGAGCAGACCATTGTCGTTACGGATGGTCAACCGATCATACTGACCGAAGCGAACCACATGTGGAATTGA
- a CDS encoding putative toxin-antitoxin system toxin component, PIN family, whose amino-acid sequence MKVVVDTNQLLSSISTKSSSHWLYQAIFSGKFTLCVTTDILAEYDEIIEWGFGRRDVADTVLEALINSPNVELVNVSFYWWLITADPDDNKFSDCAIAGGVDYLVTEDKHFNVLATVEFPRINVIGLEEFYEILKSQSS is encoded by the coding sequence ATGAAAGTCGTCGTTGATACAAACCAACTCCTTAGCTCAATTTCTACAAAATCATCCTCTCACTGGTTATATCAGGCAATCTTTTCAGGGAAATTTACGCTCTGTGTTACTACTGATATTTTGGCGGAATATGATGAAATTATCGAGTGGGGATTCGGGCGACGAGATGTAGCAGATACTGTACTGGAAGCATTGATTAATTCACCGAATGTAGAACTGGTCAATGTTTCTTTTTACTGGTGGTTAATTACCGCTGACCCCGATGACAACAAATTTTCTGACTGTGCAATTGCTGGTGGCGTTGATTATTTAGTAACTGAAGACAAGCACTTCAATGTATTAGCCACAGTTGAATTCCCTAGGATTAACGTTATTGGTCTTGAAGAGTTCTATGAGATTCTAAAGAGTCAGAGTTCCTAG
- a CDS encoding bifunctional riboflavin kinase/FAD synthetase → MIVHRGLDEISPLPNAVVTSGTFDGVHRGHQTILTRLTEVAQTSGGESVLITYWPHPRTVVSNDSQDLKLLTTLDEKIDLIEQAGVDHLVVIPFTRSFSELTSAEYIQQILIDKIGTRKLVIGYDHRFGRDREGGFDYIKAHQSEYGFEVEEIPRQDVEAVGVSSSKIRLALQEGNVHTANLFLGRQYTLTGTVVKGQQLGRTIGFPTANLQVDDPIKLIPANGVYAVDVVHADQTYGGMLNIGFRPTVAGTHQTIETYIFDFNKDIYGEHMTLRFREFLRPEQKFDGLPALVAQLKRDEESARAVLVG, encoded by the coding sequence ATGATAGTTCACCGCGGTCTCGACGAGATTTCTCCCCTTCCCAATGCTGTTGTTACCAGCGGCACGTTCGATGGTGTCCACCGTGGACATCAGACCATTCTGACCCGCCTAACCGAAGTTGCTCAGACCAGCGGGGGTGAATCGGTGCTAATCACCTACTGGCCTCATCCCCGTACCGTAGTGTCCAACGACAGTCAGGACCTTAAGCTGCTGACTACGCTGGACGAAAAAATCGACCTGATCGAACAGGCGGGTGTCGATCACTTGGTTGTCATTCCATTCACGCGTTCCTTTTCCGAGTTGACGTCAGCCGAATACATCCAGCAGATTCTGATTGATAAAATCGGCACCCGGAAACTGGTCATTGGCTATGATCACCGGTTTGGCCGCGACCGGGAAGGGGGCTTTGATTACATCAAGGCTCACCAGAGCGAGTATGGTTTCGAGGTCGAAGAGATTCCCCGGCAGGATGTCGAAGCGGTGGGCGTTAGTTCGTCCAAAATCCGTCTGGCCTTGCAAGAGGGTAATGTTCATACGGCAAATCTGTTTCTGGGACGGCAGTATACCCTGACCGGAACGGTTGTGAAAGGGCAGCAGCTTGGCCGTACGATTGGTTTTCCAACGGCAAATCTACAAGTGGATGACCCGATCAAACTCATTCCGGCCAATGGCGTCTATGCGGTTGATGTCGTTCATGCGGACCAGACGTATGGTGGTATGCTCAATATTGGTTTTCGGCCAACCGTTGCCGGAACCCACCAGACGATAGAAACGTATATTTTCGACTTTAACAAGGACATTTACGGCGAACACATGACCTTGCGGTTCCGCGAGTTTCTTCGCCCCGAGCAGAAGTTCGACGGTCTACCGGCTTTAGTAGCCCAGTTAAAGCGCGATGAAGAGTCGGCGCGGGCGGTGTTAGTCGGTTGA
- the truB gene encoding tRNA pseudouridine(55) synthase TruB: MSQPNASPSPGQPDPGQVILIDKPLTWTSFDVANKLKYACKFKKIGHAGTLDPLATGLLILCTGKMTKQIDQYQAQEKEYTGTLVLGKTTPSVDLETAFDAEFDTSGITIEHIQEAARQLTGDILQVPPIYSAIRVNGERLYEKARRGETAEGVDGGIKSRHVTVSVFEVNADRFPEIDFRIVCSKGTYIRSLVRDLGLLVNNGAYMSSLRRTRIGDFRVENADTLDSFIARCRPDILPSTL; this comes from the coding sequence GTGTCGCAACCAAACGCATCTCCATCACCCGGTCAACCCGATCCGGGTCAGGTTATATTAATTGACAAGCCGCTTACCTGGACATCATTTGACGTGGCCAATAAGCTTAAATATGCCTGTAAGTTCAAGAAAATTGGCCATGCCGGCACGCTCGATCCGCTCGCAACGGGTTTGCTGATTCTTTGCACCGGTAAAATGACCAAACAGATCGACCAGTATCAGGCGCAGGAGAAAGAGTACACCGGAACCCTTGTTCTGGGAAAAACAACCCCGTCAGTCGATCTGGAAACGGCCTTCGACGCTGAATTCGATACGTCGGGTATTACGATTGAACACATTCAGGAAGCCGCCCGACAGCTTACCGGCGATATTCTGCAAGTGCCCCCGATTTATTCGGCGATTCGGGTCAACGGCGAACGGCTCTACGAAAAAGCGCGACGCGGTGAAACCGCCGAAGGCGTAGATGGCGGAATCAAATCCCGTCATGTTACAGTGTCGGTCTTTGAGGTCAACGCTGACCGGTTTCCGGAGATCGATTTTCGTATCGTGTGTTCCAAAGGCACGTATATTCGCAGTCTGGTACGTGATTTGGGGCTGCTGGTGAACAATGGCGCGTACATGAGTAGCCTCCGCCGGACACGCATTGGTGATTTTCGGGTAGAAAACGCCGATACGCTCGACAGCTTTATCGCCAGATGCCGTCCAGACATTCTTCCATCAACGCTATGA
- a CDS encoding undecaprenyl-diphosphate phosphatase gives MDLIHAIALAIIEGLTEFLPVSSTGHMIIYSSLAGIAGNEFTKLYTVDVQFGCILSVLVLYHRRFMVNARTGTFTIPSYLKSFPPKLQPMLDFYSKILIAFVPAAVIGFILNDFIDSLLENVVVVAIMLLVGGIILVFIDRIINRQPKDGEVTVPDAIRIGFFQCIAMVPGVSRSAATIIGGVFQGLSRTQAAEFSFFLAVPTMAAASGYKLLKTYKLLRPEDYQTLLIGNVIAFIVGMLAIRAFVGFLNRYGFKVFGYYRIVLGLVLLGLVAAGVKLDVI, from the coding sequence ATGGATCTGATTCACGCGATTGCGCTGGCTATCATTGAGGGATTGACTGAGTTTTTGCCGGTTTCCTCAACGGGCCACATGATTATTTACTCCTCTTTGGCTGGCATTGCCGGCAACGAATTTACCAAACTCTACACGGTCGACGTTCAATTTGGCTGTATACTATCGGTACTGGTGCTCTATCACCGCCGTTTTATGGTCAATGCGCGTACCGGCACCTTTACCATTCCGTCTTATTTAAAGTCCTTCCCGCCTAAGCTGCAGCCGATGTTGGACTTTTACAGCAAAATTCTGATTGCGTTCGTGCCAGCCGCCGTTATTGGTTTTATATTGAATGACTTCATTGATTCCCTGCTCGAAAATGTGGTTGTTGTAGCGATCATGTTGCTGGTGGGCGGTATCATTCTGGTTTTTATCGACCGGATCATCAACCGGCAACCTAAAGATGGGGAGGTCACGGTTCCGGATGCCATTCGTATTGGTTTCTTCCAGTGTATTGCGATGGTGCCGGGTGTGTCTCGGTCAGCAGCAACCATTATTGGCGGTGTTTTTCAAGGACTTAGCCGTACCCAGGCCGCTGAATTTTCGTTCTTCCTCGCCGTTCCAACAATGGCAGCCGCTTCGGGCTATAAACTCCTGAAAACATACAAGCTTCTCCGTCCCGAAGATTATCAGACGCTGCTAATTGGCAATGTCATTGCGTTTATCGTTGGTATGCTGGCCATTCGCGCGTTCGTTGGTTTCCTAAACCGCTACGGGTTTAAGGTGTTCGGCTATTACCGCATTGTCCTCGGTTTGGTGCTGCTCGGTCTGGTGGCTGCGGGCGTTAAGCTGGACGTTATTTAA
- a CDS encoding DUF3098 domain-containing protein, with protein MAKDKVYSSATLAREEPVKKAPVVTTPAPKPAPLRSSISEPIRRDTAAALPFGRQNYVLMLAGIATILAGFFIMSLDKEEFGFGFLGLTLGPIVVMSGFVLEIFAILARPKA; from the coding sequence ATGGCAAAAGATAAAGTATATAGCTCGGCTACACTGGCTCGTGAAGAACCAGTCAAAAAGGCTCCGGTCGTTACTACGCCCGCCCCTAAGCCAGCCCCCCTTCGCTCGTCGATTTCTGAACCGATCCGCCGGGATACAGCGGCTGCGCTGCCATTCGGTCGGCAAAATTACGTGTTGATGTTGGCAGGTATTGCAACGATTCTGGCCGGTTTCTTCATTATGAGCCTCGATAAAGAAGAATTTGGTTTTGGCTTTCTGGGTCTGACACTCGGGCCAATCGTTGTCATGAGCGGCTTCGTTCTCGAAATTTTCGCGATTCTGGCCCGGCCCAAAGCCTAA
- a CDS encoding cell division protein FtsX, with amino-acid sequence MARTKKRVGTYPSGMILFSLTLALFLIGFCGMLAIQSKRVVTYIRENYEMRAFLDKGLSDSKMTKLSQTIAEKPYILKTNGAAQVTFVPKDVAAKEFIAETKEDFSKFLGENPLRDSYRIKLTEENFEEAKLQQVKQDLEEIDGVFEVVYQENLVDSINRNITKIYAVMSAFALILLIIIVVLMNNTIRLALHSQRMLIRSMQLVGATNGFITRPFLGRGMWQGLLAGVIAVALLLAGLQLAIHNLPELAMFQDTQKLIFLLAGIVGLGVLIGFLSTFQAVHRYLGLTLDELY; translated from the coding sequence ATGGCTCGTACAAAGAAAAGAGTAGGTACGTATCCCAGCGGCATGATTTTGTTTAGTCTGACGCTGGCTTTGTTTTTGATTGGGTTCTGCGGTATGCTGGCTATTCAGTCGAAACGAGTAGTAACATACATTCGTGAGAATTATGAAATGAGGGCATTCCTCGACAAGGGTCTCAGTGACAGCAAGATGACGAAGTTGTCTCAGACCATAGCCGAGAAACCGTATATTCTGAAAACCAACGGCGCGGCTCAGGTGACGTTTGTACCCAAGGACGTTGCCGCCAAAGAGTTCATTGCCGAAACGAAAGAGGATTTCTCAAAATTTCTGGGTGAGAATCCCCTGCGCGACAGCTACCGGATCAAGTTAACTGAAGAGAACTTCGAAGAAGCGAAGCTTCAGCAGGTAAAACAGGATCTGGAAGAAATCGATGGTGTTTTTGAAGTCGTCTATCAGGAAAATCTGGTCGACAGCATCAATCGAAACATCACAAAAATTTATGCCGTAATGTCGGCCTTTGCGCTGATCTTATTGATAATTATTGTTGTTCTGATGAACAATACCATCCGGCTGGCGTTGCATTCGCAACGGATGTTGATTCGCAGTATGCAGCTGGTTGGGGCAACGAATGGGTTTATAACGCGGCCATTTCTGGGTCGGGGTATGTGGCAGGGGTTGCTGGCGGGGGTCATTGCCGTTGCATTACTGCTGGCTGGTTTGCAACTGGCGATTCATAACCTACCCGAACTGGCTATGTTTCAGGATACGCAGAAACTGATTTTCCTGCTGGCAGGAATCGTTGGCCTGGGTGTTCTGATTGGTTTTTTAAGCACGTTTCAGGCAGTCCATCGGTATCTTGGTCTGACCCTGGATGAGTTGTATTAA
- a CDS encoding glycoside hydrolase family 32 protein — translation MTRTLVVLLVFGLMTPVLAQRATGDTTYKQPYRPQYHFSTRANWINDPNGLVYYDGEYHLFYQYNPFDSHWGHMTWGHAISRDLVHWQELPPAIAEEGSTMIYSGSCVVDKANTSGFGQAGQTPMVAIYTGAQPDKQSQHIAYSLDKGRTWTKYAGNPVIDLNRKDFRDPKVFWYEPTQNWVMVVLLPTDRKALFYKSTNLKNWVKGGEFTATDTPATVWECPDLVEVPVDGTMERKWVLLLSMGNNAPAGGSGMQYYVGRFNGSTFINESKSGDLRYVDWGKDYYAAITYNNLPRRGNRGAISIGWMNNLQYANDIPTTPFRGTMTLPRELRLAKVQDPMVRYELRQQPIQELKPLLGTSFQWTGTDVAQLNESLASNNLTGDTYCLQLELEADKTGVGVRVKKEEALPGKGEETVIGYDPAKQQLYVDRSRSGQIAFKKEFSGRFTAPLKPQNGRISLQIWVDRSSVEVFGNNGEVTLTNQIFPKPNSRGIEFFGSGLRSVLIRSVEPIWK, via the coding sequence ATGACTCGTACCCTTGTGGTATTGCTTGTGTTTGGCTTGATGACTCCCGTGCTGGCTCAGCGTGCAACCGGCGACACAACCTATAAACAGCCCTACCGTCCGCAGTATCACTTTTCAACCCGCGCCAACTGGATCAATGATCCTAATGGCCTGGTCTATTACGATGGGGAGTATCACCTGTTTTATCAATACAATCCGTTTGACAGTCACTGGGGGCATATGACCTGGGGACACGCCATTAGCCGGGATCTGGTTCACTGGCAGGAGCTTCCGCCGGCCATCGCCGAAGAGGGATCAACGATGATTTACTCCGGTAGCTGCGTCGTCGATAAGGCGAATACCAGCGGCTTCGGTCAGGCCGGGCAAACACCGATGGTCGCTATTTACACGGGGGCTCAACCAGACAAACAAAGTCAGCATATTGCTTATAGTCTGGACAAAGGACGCACCTGGACGAAATACGCAGGGAATCCGGTCATCGATCTGAACCGGAAAGATTTCCGTGATCCGAAGGTTTTCTGGTATGAGCCGACCCAAAACTGGGTAATGGTCGTGCTGCTGCCCACCGACCGGAAAGCCTTGTTTTATAAGTCGACCAATCTAAAGAACTGGGTCAAAGGGGGCGAATTTACCGCGACCGACACACCAGCTACGGTCTGGGAATGTCCCGATCTGGTAGAAGTCCCGGTCGATGGCACAATGGAACGCAAGTGGGTACTTTTGCTGTCGATGGGAAACAATGCGCCCGCTGGCGGTTCGGGCATGCAGTATTACGTAGGCCGTTTTAATGGATCAACCTTCATCAACGAATCAAAATCGGGCGACCTGCGCTATGTCGATTGGGGAAAAGATTACTACGCGGCTATCACCTATAACAATTTACCGAGACGGGGCAATCGGGGGGCCATCAGTATTGGCTGGATGAACAATCTGCAATACGCCAACGATATTCCAACAACCCCTTTTCGGGGAACGATGACCTTGCCGCGCGAGCTGCGGCTAGCCAAAGTGCAGGACCCTATGGTCCGTTATGAACTGCGTCAGCAACCCATTCAGGAATTGAAACCGCTGCTTGGCACGAGTTTCCAATGGACCGGAACGGATGTTGCCCAGTTGAACGAGAGTCTGGCCAGTAACAACCTCACGGGCGATACGTACTGTTTACAACTCGAACTGGAAGCGGACAAAACCGGCGTGGGTGTGCGGGTAAAAAAAGAAGAGGCTCTGCCGGGAAAAGGCGAAGAAACGGTGATCGGTTATGATCCCGCGAAGCAGCAACTCTACGTTGACCGCAGCCGGTCGGGTCAGATAGCGTTCAAAAAAGAGTTTTCGGGACGATTTACGGCCCCGCTTAAACCACAGAACGGCCGAATTTCGTTACAGATCTGGGTGGATCGTTCATCAGTGGAGGTTTTCGGCAATAATGGCGAAGTGACCCTGACGAATCAGATCTTCCCAAAACCCAACAGTCGGGGTATTGAGTTTTTCGGGAGTGGCTTACGCTCGGTCCTGATTCGCTCCGTGGAGCCGATCTGGAAATGA
- the metF gene encoding methylenetetrahydrofolate reductase [NAD(P)H] translates to MTKISDHLKAANGKPIFSIEVIPPIKGDTLKNLLDNIEPLMEFKPPFIDVTYHREEYIERPMPDGTIQKIVTRKRPGTVGICSAIMHRFGVDPVPHVLCGGFSREETEDFLIDLHYLGIDNALVLRGDPAKPFSTFKAKENGYTYASELVEQVANMNRGIYLHEEDTPLAPSNFCIGVAAYPEKHFEAADHDTDFHYLKQKIDKGADYIVTQMFFDNQKYIDFVERCRQAGITVPIIPGLKPISTRKQLQVLPRIFHLHLPDDLVKAVESCENDQQARQVGVEWSIQQCRELAAYGVPALHFYTMGKSDNIVKIARELF, encoded by the coding sequence ATGACTAAGATTTCCGATCACCTGAAAGCCGCGAACGGCAAACCAATTTTTTCGATTGAAGTGATTCCGCCCATCAAAGGTGATACGCTTAAAAACCTGCTCGACAACATCGAGCCGTTGATGGAGTTCAAGCCGCCGTTCATTGATGTCACCTACCACCGGGAAGAATACATTGAGCGTCCGATGCCCGATGGCACCATTCAGAAGATCGTGACGCGCAAACGGCCTGGTACGGTCGGCATTTGTTCGGCTATAATGCACCGGTTCGGGGTCGACCCCGTTCCGCACGTCCTGTGTGGCGGTTTTTCGCGCGAAGAGACCGAAGATTTCCTGATCGATCTGCACTACCTCGGTATTGACAATGCACTGGTTCTGCGGGGTGATCCGGCCAAACCGTTCTCGACATTCAAGGCCAAAGAAAACGGGTATACCTATGCCAGCGAACTCGTAGAACAGGTTGCCAATATGAACCGGGGCATTTACTTACACGAAGAAGATACCCCACTGGCTCCCAGCAACTTCTGTATTGGTGTAGCGGCTTATCCCGAAAAACACTTCGAAGCCGCTGATCACGACACCGACTTTCACTACCTGAAGCAGAAAATTGACAAGGGAGCCGATTACATCGTGACGCAGATGTTCTTCGACAATCAGAAGTATATTGACTTTGTCGAACGGTGTCGGCAGGCCGGTATCACGGTACCGATCATACCGGGTCTGAAGCCGATCAGCACCCGCAAGCAACTTCAGGTACTGCCCCGGATTTTTCACCTGCACCTGCCCGATGATCTCGTAAAAGCCGTCGAATCCTGCGAAAATGACCAGCAGGCCCGACAGGTCGGCGTGGAATGGAGTATCCAGCAATGTCGTGAATTAGCCGCTTACGGAGTCCCAGCGCTTCACTTTTACACTATGGGAAAATCCGATAACATCGTTAAAATCGCCCGCGAATTATTCTGA